The following coding sequences are from one Desulfofundulus luciae window:
- a CDS encoding polysaccharide deacetylase family protein, whose product MNLLGMIRTLLLLFTPGLIPLFFPTHSSTVSFHPGYQNHVAVLMYHHISNTDRGSAVITPRLFRAHLDILQKEGYHVISTERLARFLSGKDNVPPKAVVITFDDGYESFYTYAYPELKKRNIPATCFVIVKSAGDTKGSPGSRLIWKQVPKLTWEQMREMQAHGMSFYPHSYDSHYLARFAPGVPAARHIRPALAGPIWLDKQNRRETREEYEARVRADLLKAKEVMEKELGRPMDQFCWPYGVDSPTAARIARSLGYKYLYYTSRGLNGSCITGGRIRRINAGSPDITPEILIRKIEQYALLAYAQQWCPSFIFLDPALLEPACVALEFWQERFS is encoded by the coding sequence ATGAACCTTTTAGGAATGATCAGAACATTGCTCCTTCTCTTTACGCCGGGACTGATTCCCCTCTTCTTTCCAACCCATTCCAGCACCGTCAGTTTCCATCCGGGTTATCAAAATCATGTGGCCGTGCTCATGTACCATCACATCAGCAATACCGACCGCGGTTCGGCGGTAATCACTCCCCGGCTTTTTCGGGCACACCTGGATATTTTGCAAAAGGAAGGTTACCATGTCATTTCCACGGAAAGGCTGGCCCGGTTTCTGTCCGGAAAGGATAACGTCCCTCCAAAGGCGGTAGTCATCACCTTCGACGACGGGTATGAATCCTTCTATACATACGCCTACCCGGAATTAAAAAAAAGGAATATACCGGCCACCTGTTTTGTCATCGTGAAGTCTGCAGGCGACACGAAAGGCAGCCCGGGCTCCAGGCTTATCTGGAAACAAGTACCGAAGCTTACCTGGGAACAAATGCGGGAAATGCAGGCCCACGGCATGAGTTTTTATCCCCATTCCTATGATAGCCACTACCTGGCCAGGTTCGCCCCGGGTGTGCCCGCCGCCCGGCACATAAGGCCCGCCCTGGCAGGCCCGATCTGGCTGGATAAGCAAAACCGGCGGGAAACACGGGAAGAATATGAAGCCCGGGTAAGGGCGGATCTCCTCAAGGCAAAAGAAGTAATGGAAAAGGAGCTGGGGCGTCCCATGGACCAGTTTTGCTGGCCCTACGGGGTGGACAGCCCTACCGCGGCCAGGATTGCCCGTTCCCTCGGGTATAAATACCTCTATTATACCAGCAGGGGGTTGAACGGTTCCTGCATCACCGGCGGTCGCATCAGGCGCATCAATGCGGGCAGCCCTGATATCACCCCGGAAATTTTGATCCGTAAGATTGAACAATATGCGCTGCTTGCTTACGCTCAGCAGTGGTGCCCTTCCTTCATATTCCTCGATCCGGCGTTGCTTGAGCCGGCCTGTGTGGCCCTGGAGTTCTGGCAAGAAAGATTTTCGTGA
- a CDS encoding response regulator: MTSCRYHLLVVDDQAGVRRMLLEAFSSDGYEVGLAVSGLEALQKLKQGGIDLVLLDMKMPGMSGLDTLREIRRLNPDLPVIMMTAYGELELLGEAKRLGVRHYVSKPFDLQEVRYLVRALLADRRPARRYLEVIS, translated from the coding sequence TTGACGAGTTGCCGGTATCACCTGTTGGTAGTAGATGACCAGGCTGGAGTGCGCCGGATGCTCCTGGAGGCATTTAGCAGTGACGGATATGAAGTGGGCCTGGCCGTTTCTGGACTTGAGGCACTTCAGAAGCTTAAGCAAGGTGGTATAGACCTGGTGTTGCTGGACATGAAGATGCCCGGAATGAGCGGACTGGACACCCTGCGGGAAATTCGCAGGCTGAATCCTGATCTACCGGTGATAATGATGACCGCGTACGGGGAGCTTGAGCTGCTTGGTGAGGCAAAAAGGCTTGGGGTGCGGCATTATGTGAGCAAGCCTTTTGATCTCCAGGAAGTGCGTTATCTCGTCCGGGCTCTTCTGGCTGACAGGCGTCCAGCCAGGAGATACCTGGAGGTCATCAGTTAA
- a CDS encoding DUF2062 domain-containing protein codes for MLIARVKVKLLGWKNYLAEKYHQVMNLPDAPHKIAHGVALGTALDFFPIPLISIPVAYLLARSLGVNAIAAALSATFFKWAVPFFYALNYLVGSTVIGDIPAVPAGGSLSTFKQMGYPFLIGAVIDAALAWILIYFPVRRLLEVRRLKKRS; via the coding sequence ATGCTCATAGCGCGCGTCAAGGTAAAGCTTCTGGGTTGGAAAAACTACCTGGCCGAAAAATATCATCAAGTAATGAACCTTCCCGACGCCCCGCACAAAATTGCCCACGGGGTCGCCCTGGGTACGGCTCTGGATTTTTTCCCTATTCCCCTGATCAGCATCCCCGTGGCTTACCTGCTGGCCCGGTCCTTAGGGGTAAACGCCATTGCAGCCGCCCTTTCGGCCACCTTTTTTAAGTGGGCCGTACCCTTCTTTTACGCCCTGAATTACCTGGTGGGCAGCACCGTCATTGGGGACATCCCGGCGGTTCCCGCCGGGGGTTCCCTGTCCACTTTCAAACAAATGGGATACCCCTTTTTAATTGGTGCAGTCATAGACGCTGCCCTCGCGTGGATCTTGATTTACTTCCCCGTACGCCGTCTGCTGGAAGTACGGCGGCTCAAAAAACGTTCCTGA
- the fsa gene encoding fructose-6-phosphate aldolase, giving the protein MQLFLDTANVEEIKKAYALGVISGVTTNPSLIAREGRDFAEVVREITAIVDGPISAEAVSTEAEGMIAEAEELAAIHPNIVVKIPMTGEGLKAVKFLSSKGIKTNVTLVFSANQALLAALAGATYVSPFVGRLDDVGHDGLELIQDIMAIYSNYDFPTKVIAASIRHPVHVVMAARAGADIATVPYKVLMQMLKHPLTDTGIEKFLADWATVPKK; this is encoded by the coding sequence ATGCAGCTTTTTCTCGACACAGCCAACGTGGAAGAGATCAAAAAAGCCTACGCCCTGGGGGTAATCAGTGGCGTAACCACCAACCCGTCCCTGATTGCCAGGGAGGGCCGGGATTTTGCCGAAGTGGTGCGGGAAATTACCGCCATTGTGGACGGGCCGATCAGCGCCGAAGCGGTGAGCACCGAAGCTGAAGGCATGATTGCAGAGGCAGAGGAACTGGCGGCCATCCATCCCAACATCGTGGTCAAAATCCCCATGACCGGAGAAGGGCTCAAAGCGGTGAAGTTCCTTTCCTCCAAGGGGATCAAAACCAACGTTACCCTGGTTTTTTCGGCCAACCAGGCTCTTCTGGCCGCCCTGGCCGGGGCTACTTATGTCAGCCCCTTTGTGGGCCGGCTGGATGATGTCGGCCACGACGGGCTGGAACTGATTCAGGACATCATGGCCATTTATAGCAATTACGATTTCCCGACCAAGGTTATTGCAGCCAGCATTCGCCACCCGGTGCATGTGGTCATGGCCGCCCGGGCCGGTGCGGACATCGCCACCGTGCCTTATAAAGTGCTCATGCAAATGCTCAAACACCCCTTAACCGATACAGGTATTGAAAAATTCCTGGCCGACTGGGCCACGGTTCCTAAGAAGTAA
- a CDS encoding response regulator transcription factor gives MKSSPEANVLIVEDDSNIAELIRLYLEKHGFSSVIATGGMEALKILSGKDSGIDLVILDLMLPLIDGWEVCRWIRQHSSLPVIILTAKGELQNKLRGFDLGADDYIVKPFDPLELVARVKAVLRRTGNKAERIELPGIVIDLSSYVVKVGDERVELTPRETQLLYLLASHPNRVFTRESLLQQLWGFNFEGNTRTVDVHINRIREKLERFSCAWRIKTVWGVGYKFVLEGKDAEVEHFY, from the coding sequence TTGAAGTCCAGCCCCGAGGCAAATGTTTTAATTGTTGAGGATGATAGCAATATCGCCGAGTTAATCCGGCTGTACCTGGAAAAACACGGTTTTTCCAGTGTGATTGCTACCGGCGGTATGGAAGCTTTGAAAATCCTGAGCGGCAAAGATTCCGGTATCGACCTGGTAATCCTGGATTTAATGCTCCCCCTTATAGATGGGTGGGAGGTCTGCCGCTGGATACGGCAGCATTCGTCTTTACCGGTAATTATTCTTACCGCGAAAGGAGAGTTACAGAATAAACTGCGCGGTTTCGATCTGGGTGCCGACGATTATATCGTGAAACCCTTCGACCCACTGGAGCTGGTGGCACGGGTCAAGGCGGTTTTGCGCCGGACCGGAAACAAAGCCGAGCGTATAGAGTTGCCCGGTATAGTTATTGATTTGAGCAGCTATGTGGTAAAGGTGGGGGACGAGAGGGTGGAGCTGACTCCCCGGGAGACCCAGCTTTTATATCTTCTGGCCTCCCATCCCAACCGTGTCTTTACCCGCGAATCCCTCCTTCAGCAATTGTGGGGATTTAACTTTGAGGGTAATACACGAACTGTAGATGTACACATCAATCGAATTCGAGAAAAACTGGAGCGGTTCTCATGTGCCTGGCGCATCAAAACCGTATGGGGTGTGGGATATAAATTTGTCCTGGAGGGAAAAGATGCGGAAGTGGAGCATTTTTACTAA
- a CDS encoding class II fructose-1,6-bisphosphate aldolase, whose amino-acid sequence MSLVPVSVLLKTAEVEGYAVGAFNCNNLEIVQAIVAAAEAENAPVIMQASQGAIKYAGVDYIAAMVRVAARGARIPVALHLDHGTSFDQVMRCLVAGFSSVMIDGSHLPLEQNIALTRRVVAAARPVGVSVEAELGRIGGVEDDIAVTDREAFFTDPEEARYFVEQTGVDSLAVAIGTAHGRYKGEPRLDFDRLTRIKELVHIPLVLHGASGVPDEAIREAVRRGVRKVNIDTNIREAFVGAVRRKLDENPQEIDPRKILGPAREAAIEVIREKMRVFGCSGKARG is encoded by the coding sequence ATGTCCCTTGTTCCGGTAAGTGTGCTGCTTAAGACGGCCGAGGTGGAAGGCTATGCCGTGGGAGCCTTTAACTGCAATAACCTGGAAATAGTTCAGGCCATCGTGGCCGCTGCCGAGGCGGAAAATGCACCGGTGATTATGCAGGCCAGTCAGGGGGCCATTAAGTATGCCGGCGTTGACTATATTGCGGCCATGGTACGGGTAGCCGCCCGGGGAGCCAGGATACCGGTAGCCCTCCACCTGGACCACGGTACCAGCTTTGACCAGGTCATGCGCTGCCTGGTGGCCGGTTTTTCCTCGGTGATGATCGATGGTTCCCACCTGCCCCTGGAGCAAAATATTGCCCTTACCCGCCGGGTGGTGGCGGCGGCCAGGCCGGTGGGGGTTTCCGTGGAGGCCGAGCTGGGCAGGATTGGCGGCGTGGAGGACGACATCGCGGTTACCGACCGGGAGGCCTTTTTTACCGACCCGGAGGAGGCCCGCTATTTTGTAGAACAAACGGGTGTAGATTCCCTGGCGGTGGCTATCGGCACGGCCCATGGCCGCTACAAAGGCGAGCCCAGGCTGGACTTTGACCGCCTGACCAGGATTAAAGAGCTGGTGCACATTCCCCTGGTACTGCACGGGGCTTCCGGCGTGCCCGACGAGGCCATCAGGGAAGCCGTCCGCCGGGGAGTGCGCAAGGTAAACATTGATACCAATATCCGGGAAGCCTTTGTGGGGGCGGTCCGCCGTAAGCTCGACGAAAATCCCCAGGAAATCGACCCCCGCAAGATCCTGGGGCCGGCCCGGGAAGCGGCCATAGAAGTAATCCGGGAGAAGATGCGGGTTTTTGGCTGCTCCGGGAAGGCCAGGGGATAA
- the rho gene encoding transcription termination factor Rho → MNYSELEGKTMQELYKIARELELTGYSRLRKRELIFEIIKAQTEKNGLIYAQGVLEILPDGYGFLRPFQYLPSHDDIYVSSSQIRRFDLRTGDLVAGQVRGPKENERYYALLRVEQVNGVDPEKAAERLHFDGLTPLYPQNRLRLETQPDKIATRIIDLVAPIGKGQRGLIVAPPKAGKTMLLKEIANSITRNHPEIYLIVLLIDERPEEVTDIERSVDGEVVSSTFDEPPENHVKVAEMVLERAKRLVEHKQDVVILLDSITRLARAHNLVIPPSGRTLSGGVDPAALHKPKRFFGAARNLEEGGSLTILATALIETGSRMDDVIFEEFKGTGNMELILDRRLAERRLFPAIDVQRSGTRKEELLLSRDELEWIWFFRKATVGMAPWEAMEMLVERMKKTRTNEELLRLFRTARKSGPVVPPDRPPDVRRDITPESQ, encoded by the coding sequence GTGAATTATTCGGAACTAGAAGGCAAAACCATGCAGGAGTTGTACAAAATAGCCCGGGAGCTGGAGCTTACCGGGTATTCCCGCCTGCGCAAGCGGGAACTGATCTTTGAAATCATCAAAGCCCAGACGGAAAAAAACGGGCTCATTTACGCCCAGGGGGTGCTGGAGATACTCCCCGACGGCTACGGGTTCCTGCGGCCCTTCCAGTACCTGCCCAGCCACGATGATATCTACGTGTCTTCCTCCCAGATCCGCCGGTTTGACCTGCGTACCGGCGACCTGGTGGCCGGCCAGGTGCGGGGGCCCAAGGAAAACGAGCGCTACTATGCTCTGTTGCGGGTGGAACAGGTTAACGGTGTCGATCCGGAGAAAGCCGCCGAGAGATTGCATTTCGACGGCCTCACCCCCCTTTATCCCCAGAATCGGCTCCGCCTGGAGACCCAGCCTGACAAGATTGCCACCAGGATCATCGACCTGGTTGCCCCCATCGGAAAAGGACAGCGGGGTTTGATTGTGGCGCCGCCCAAGGCGGGCAAAACCATGCTCTTAAAAGAAATTGCCAACAGCATCACCCGGAATCATCCCGAAATTTACCTGATTGTGCTCCTCATTGACGAACGGCCGGAGGAAGTTACCGATATTGAACGCTCGGTGGACGGGGAAGTAGTGAGTTCCACCTTTGACGAGCCGCCGGAAAACCATGTGAAAGTGGCGGAAATGGTGCTGGAACGGGCCAAGCGCCTGGTGGAACACAAGCAGGATGTGGTGATCTTGCTGGACAGCATCACCCGGCTGGCCCGGGCGCACAACCTGGTGATCCCCCCCAGCGGGCGTACCCTGTCCGGGGGCGTCGACCCGGCCGCGTTGCACAAGCCCAAGCGTTTCTTCGGTGCCGCCCGCAATCTGGAGGAAGGGGGCAGCCTGACCATCCTGGCCACCGCTCTCATTGAAACGGGCAGCCGGATGGATGACGTGATCTTTGAAGAGTTCAAGGGTACGGGCAACATGGAGCTGATTTTGGACCGCCGGCTGGCGGAACGGCGCCTGTTCCCGGCCATTGACGTGCAGCGTTCCGGCACGCGCAAGGAAGAACTGCTGTTGTCCCGGGATGAACTGGAGTGGATCTGGTTTTTCCGCAAGGCTACCGTGGGTATGGCCCCCTGGGAGGCCATGGAGATGCTCGTGGAGCGCATGAAAAAAACCAGAACCAACGAAGAGCTCCTGCGCCTCTTCCGCACTGCCCGTAAAAGCGGTCCGGTGGTTCCCCCCGACAGGCCCCCCGATGTGCGCCGGGATATTACCCCCGAAAGCCAGTGA